Genomic segment of Kibdelosporangium phytohabitans:
CCTGAGCACGCAGCAGGCCCGCCGCGCGGTCGGCCTTCAGGTCGACCCGGGCGACCAGTTCCCCGTCGAGCAGGAACGGGAACACGTAGTACCCGTACTCCCGCTTGGGCTCCGGGACGTAGATCTCGATCCGGTACCTGAAGCCGAAGATCCGCTCGGTCCTGTCCCGCTCCCAGATCAACGGGTCGAACGGGCACAGCAGCGCCCGACCCTTCACCTGACGCGGGGTCTTCGCGTCGATGTGCCGGTACGCCTTGCGGCTCCAGCCCTCGACGTGCACCAGGTCAAGGACACCGTCCTCCACCAGGGACGCGATCGCCCTGCGGTTGGCATCCGGGGCCAGGCGGTAGTAGTCGCGCAGCTCCGGTTCCGTCGCGATCCCCAGCGCCCGTGCCGACCGCTCGACCAGCTCGCGGGCCGCGTCGTCCGGCGGGACCTGGCGGCCGAGGACCTCCGGCGGCACCACCCGCTCAGTCAGGTCGTAGAGGCGCTCGAAGCTGCGCCGCGTACCGGTGGTGAGCTCACCGAGGCCGAACAGGTACTCGCAGATGTGCTTCACGTCCGACCGGTCCCACCAGGTGCCCTTCTGCCGCTTGGCACCCTCGCCGAGGATCGCCCGCTCCAGCGCCCCCGCGCCGATCGGGCCGAGTTCCTTCACCGCCGCGAGGACCTCCTGGACCAGGCCGGGCGACGAGTTCACGATCTGCTCGTAGTGACGCCACCAGCCGGGGCGCTTGCCCAGGTGCAGCAGCGGCCAGTCCTCCACCGGGATCAGGCTGGCCTCGTGCGCCCACTTCTCCACGAGCAGCCTGGGCTTGCGGGCCGTGTGCGACCAGGCCGCGTCGTCGATCAGGTCCATCGGGTACGCGCCCAGCCTGCTGAACAGCGGCATGTAGTGCGCGCGGACGGCGACGTTCACCGAATCCAGCTGGATCAGCTGCACCCGGGAAAGCACCCTGAGCAGATGCCGCCGGGACGGCACCGTCGTCGGGCGTGGATCGGTGAACCCCTGTGCGGCCAGCGCCGTGCGCCGGGCGGCGGCCTCGGTCATCGTCAACATAGTGACCGCATAGTGCCACCAGGCTCCGACAAAAACCCCTCGTGAGTGGTTTGGCCGGTAAGAACCGGCCAAACCACTCACGAGGTTGACCAGTAGGTTTTCCACCATGGCTGAGGCCGCGGTGCACACCGCTCAACCGGACGACATCGACCAGATCGCCCGCATCCAGGTGGAGACCTGGCGTGCCGCGTATGCCTCGCTGCTGCCCGACGAGGTGCTCGCCGGGCTCGACCAGGCCGAGATCGCCGAGGTCTGGCAGCAGACGGTCAAACAGGGCGACGCCACGGTCCACGTCGCCACCGAGGGCACGTGGACAGTCGGTTTCTGCGCCGCCGGGCCCGCCCCGGACACCGAGGTCGCGGACGCGGACGGCACGCTGCCCGACGACGCCGGGAGCGTCGGCATGATCGCGACACTGCTGGTCGAGCCCCGCTGGGGGCGGCGCGGGCACGGTGGACGGCTGCTGGCGTCGGCCGCCGCCGGACTGCGCGCGACGGGCAAGTCACGCGGCGTCGTGTGGGTGCCGGAGAACGACGATGTTTCCGTGGCGTTCTACGAGCGAGCCGGATGGCAACGAGACGGTATGGTCCGCACCCTTGACGCGGGCGGACGACCGCTCCGGGAGGTGAGGCTGACCGGAGAGCTCGACCTGAGGCTGGCTTGAGTCCTGCTCCGGAACGAGGTTCCCGGCCGCCCGGCTGGGCTACCCTGGCG
This window contains:
- a CDS encoding winged helix-turn-helix domain-containing protein, yielding MLTMTEAAARRTALAAQGFTDPRPTTVPSRRHLLRVLSRVQLIQLDSVNVAVRAHYMPLFSRLGAYPMDLIDDAAWSHTARKPRLLVEKWAHEASLIPVEDWPLLHLGKRPGWWRHYEQIVNSSPGLVQEVLAAVKELGPIGAGALERAILGEGAKRQKGTWWDRSDVKHICEYLFGLGELTTGTRRSFERLYDLTERVVPPEVLGRQVPPDDAARELVERSARALGIATEPELRDYYRLAPDANRRAIASLVEDGVLDLVHVEGWSRKAYRHIDAKTPRQVKGRALLCPFDPLIWERDRTERIFGFRYRIEIYVPEPKREYGYYVFPFLLDGELVARVDLKADRAAGLLRAQGAFAESGVDKARVLPELAAELRLMAGWLGLSGVAVGKRGDIAAPLAKLVR
- a CDS encoding GNAT family N-acetyltransferase, whose amino-acid sequence is MAEAAVHTAQPDDIDQIARIQVETWRAAYASLLPDEVLAGLDQAEIAEVWQQTVKQGDATVHVATEGTWTVGFCAAGPAPDTEVADADGTLPDDAGSVGMIATLLVEPRWGRRGHGGRLLASAAAGLRATGKSRGVVWVPENDDVSVAFYERAGWQRDGMVRTLDAGGRPLREVRLTGELDLRLA